The following proteins are encoded in a genomic region of Desulfobotulus mexicanus:
- a CDS encoding DUF1302 family protein, protein MAMKKISILLLVLFLTASAIAMDEDGDFDFAELLGTSLPGSTQTAPAVSMTQRFRLEGELRPSIWYGLKDPHDVQTTNRLDLLMEAHMKNTSLVARLRGDYQDIENKDEFTGDIRELYFQQQGYLKKTYLSFSAGRKILHWGKGDEIRPMDRICPEDMRAFLYYDKNDRKSGLTGLFVESAMPGGLRVEAFWSPVFVGSAMPDHGSYFTSMRLQKFSDAGGRIIESDDDWTWDGQSSIGLKIGLPLKRADASLYAWRGKDPMPMLKVSGVIRQIPMENPPYDMDIPPAATTLSWFHSDAVVFGADFEASAGAWVFRTEGAWQTKGHYEMMDFEKNPLLLNTFPEGLAEKQKGEFLMGVDRNDLFFRNLFVNVQYLGVYIHDHEKFMERDAYTQGASFTMKYSAFDSRISTLWRVFTWMNSQDRQHQVEASWRPFSNTLLTAGAFFYSGGGERDVFGQFRDKDFTFFRGSVIF, encoded by the coding sequence ATGGCGATGAAAAAAATCTCCATACTGCTTCTTGTTCTTTTTCTGACAGCTTCCGCCATAGCCATGGACGAGGATGGGGATTTTGATTTTGCTGAACTGCTCGGAACTTCCCTGCCCGGCAGTACCCAAACAGCGCCTGCTGTTTCAATGACACAGCGGTTCAGGCTTGAAGGAGAGCTGAGACCTTCTATCTGGTATGGCCTGAAAGATCCCCATGATGTTCAGACCACAAACCGGTTGGATCTTCTCATGGAAGCACACATGAAAAATACAAGCCTTGTGGCAAGGCTCAGGGGAGATTATCAGGATATAGAAAACAAGGATGAATTCACAGGAGATATCAGGGAGCTTTATTTCCAGCAGCAGGGCTATCTCAAAAAAACCTATCTTTCCTTCAGTGCGGGCAGAAAAATCCTGCACTGGGGCAAAGGGGATGAAATCCGGCCCATGGACCGCATCTGCCCTGAAGATATGCGGGCCTTTCTCTACTACGACAAAAACGATCGCAAATCTGGCCTCACGGGTCTTTTTGTAGAATCCGCCATGCCGGGAGGACTCAGGGTGGAAGCCTTCTGGTCGCCTGTTTTTGTGGGATCTGCCATGCCGGACCATGGAAGTTACTTCACTTCCATGCGTCTGCAGAAGTTCAGCGATGCAGGGGGCCGCATCATCGAAAGCGATGATGACTGGACCTGGGACGGCCAGAGTTCCATAGGCTTAAAGATCGGCCTGCCCCTGAAAAGGGCCGATGCCTCCCTCTATGCATGGCGGGGAAAAGACCCCATGCCAATGCTGAAGGTCTCCGGGGTGATCCGCCAGATTCCCATGGAAAACCCGCCTTATGATATGGATATACCGCCTGCGGCAACTACGCTTTCATGGTTTCACAGTGATGCCGTGGTTTTCGGGGCAGATTTTGAAGCCAGTGCAGGTGCCTGGGTTTTCCGCACAGAGGGCGCATGGCAGACAAAGGGCCATTACGAAATGATGGATTTTGAAAAAAATCCTCTTCTTCTGAATACCTTTCCCGAGGGCCTTGCAGAAAAGCAGAAGGGAGAATTTCTCATGGGCGTAGACAGAAACGACCTTTTCTTCCGCAATCTTTTTGTCAATGTCCAGTATTTGGGTGTGTACATACACGACCATGAAAAATTTATGGAAAGGGATGCTTACACCCAAGGGGCCAGCTTTACCATGAAGTACAGCGCCTTTGACTCCCGCATCAGCACCCTTTGGCGGGTTTTTACCTGGATGAACAGTCAGGACAGACAGCATCAGGTGGAAGCATCGTGGAGGCCCTTTAGCAACACCCTTTTAACCGCAGGGGCATTTTTTTACAGCGGTGGCGGTGAAAGGGATGTGTTCGGCCAGTTCAGGGATAAGGATTTCACCTTTTTCAGGGGCAGTGTGATTTTCTGA
- a CDS encoding HDOD domain-containing protein has protein sequence MEIHCTACKKKYILSPEQAEKLVSVPKIPCPACGTLIITQIEKPAFISKEKLLKQTGALPPMPEILIRAKSIIDSPYGDIRDLADILEKDQAMTSRLLKLANSAYYGLRYPVESAHKACLVLGEQTLLQMITIVSTSKLFSNNLDGYDLDAATVFSHALFVALVSRDICKNRFKVLENSAFAAGLLHDAGMLVLDSHIKNTKAHYRKLRDKGLSQHAAEKEFFGFDHAEIGYDFCINWNVPADQALAIRWHHEPRMADSDLAHVLYTADILAWQDPDRIPGDDLDEVSFRRVGLSSEELHEIRSRAWQDVAQIVADILIS, from the coding sequence GTGGAAATTCATTGCACTGCATGCAAAAAAAAATATATCCTCTCACCGGAACAGGCTGAAAAGCTTGTTTCCGTTCCCAAAATCCCCTGCCCTGCATGTGGCACCCTGATTATCACCCAGATTGAAAAGCCTGCTTTCATCAGCAAAGAAAAACTCCTGAAACAGACCGGCGCCCTGCCCCCCATGCCGGAAATCCTCATCCGGGCCAAATCCATCATTGACTCACCCTATGGGGACATACGGGATCTTGCCGATATCCTTGAAAAGGATCAGGCCATGACTTCAAGACTTCTGAAGCTGGCAAACTCCGCCTATTATGGTCTCCGTTACCCAGTGGAATCAGCACACAAGGCCTGTCTTGTACTGGGGGAACAGACCCTTTTGCAGATGATTACCATAGTCAGTACATCCAAACTTTTCTCCAATAATCTTGATGGATACGATCTGGATGCGGCAACGGTTTTCTCCCATGCCCTTTTTGTGGCGCTGGTTTCCAGAGACATCTGCAAAAACCGTTTTAAAGTACTGGAAAACAGTGCCTTTGCCGCAGGCCTCCTCCACGATGCCGGAATGCTGGTACTTGATTCCCACATAAAAAACACAAAAGCACATTACAGAAAACTAAGAGACAAAGGCCTTTCCCAGCATGCGGCAGAAAAAGAATTTTTCGGCTTTGACCATGCAGAAATCGGATATGATTTTTGTATCAACTGGAATGTGCCCGCAGATCAAGCCCTGGCAATCCGGTGGCACCATGAACCCCGGATGGCAGATTCGGATCTGGCCCATGTGCTTTATACAGCAGATATTCTAGCATGGCAGGATCCCGACCGCATACCCGGCGATGATCTTGATGAAGTCAGCTTCCGCAGGGTGGGCCTTTCCAGTGAAGAACTGCATGAAATCCGCAGCCGGGCATGGCAGGATGTGGCACAGATTGTTGCCGATATTCTCATCTCCTGA
- a CDS encoding efflux RND transporter permease subunit, whose product MVKEKKLADIILPAAGNFKLLISCLSLITVFFAHGMGKLTIENDIMFMLPDSNREKTIFMDTQETFGSTTGIVISIGSEKGILDPLLPEKLQTAGNRILKSNQTIPARLIEKKLGISLNQALVLTAFLQNLAAIEGKDFIPHPDLFADTYEMEENLRESIPFDLYTSINTEDIRRVAGRLSERATLNPDFGKELMGIIHKPTDNRDFNKGIWVDQISSIMESDTVWPEFSFFDAIDSFFENKGFADTASGRRLASLMLEKGLTRPESIGTFLMEYRGKGPETNIAPDFFRQIREQSLRDPAFITDFHHAMAGTPKQIRTGRIFNPETDSPALLRERLQGWSLFKGTLYSSDEKATLLFVKTASNLNKENKALLLGEVSRILEDVFGDTDFTYHMAGEPVVDNEIGTLMIKDITWLFPVVSLVVITSLFLMFRNLPGVLYPMLTVLISLVWCFGLMGYAGIPVSIVSSALPVLLVAVGTAYAIHLTHAFQQGRKENPDPNALARRVLNLTGGGVLMAGLTTMAGFASLAVNRIIPLRDFGIFISLGIAFALILALLIIPAFMLRSRDNSMAEKKSLPARKNPMLSALSLFSCRKPKTVTFLYLAVFAVSITGAMLLRVEMNNITFFKKDAPIRMADTFINDHFAGTSGLTLILSGENPGDALNPEIVALMEKLSRQLLETHPEIGKIVSPADFIKKMNQAFFDNDPSRYRLPQMADLAGEKSPEALHAQYEAYMDKYQRRDTRSLMDSSRKEAALGIQMKTACSTVVREVTRSAVDFLQGPGGQILRDKNMTFKVTGPGTLYLEANQLIVKGQIGSIAISFFLVFFVVARLMKSFIYGFFSLIPLAFTITVTFGIMGFAGIALDVATAITACVAIGIGIDYGIHYLVHYRDSRSQGLGHIEAILHTAQGTGKAIFFNATAVTAGFLVLLASAFIPLINLGILISITMICSALAAMTLLPAALTLAESRLHKIHEAGRKNKNTLSEKPSHIPPDQGEEYHAA is encoded by the coding sequence ATGGTGAAAGAAAAAAAGCTTGCCGATATTATTCTCCCCGCTGCAGGCAACTTCAAGCTGCTGATCAGCTGCCTGAGTCTCATTACAGTCTTTTTTGCCCATGGCATGGGAAAACTCACCATAGAAAATGACATCATGTTCATGCTCCCGGACAGCAACCGGGAGAAAACCATCTTCATGGATACCCAGGAAACCTTCGGTTCCACAACGGGTATAGTCATTTCCATTGGCTCGGAAAAGGGCATCCTTGACCCCCTGCTGCCCGAAAAACTTCAGACAGCAGGAAACCGGATTTTAAAAAGCAACCAGACCATACCTGCCCGCCTTATAGAAAAAAAACTGGGCATCTCCCTGAATCAGGCCCTTGTGCTTACGGCCTTTCTTCAGAACCTCGCTGCCATTGAGGGCAAAGACTTCATCCCCCATCCCGACCTGTTTGCAGATACATATGAAATGGAAGAAAACCTAAGGGAATCCATCCCCTTTGATCTTTATACCTCCATTAATACGGAAGACATCCGCCGGGTAGCAGGCAGACTTTCGGAAAGAGCCACCCTGAATCCGGATTTCGGAAAAGAACTCATGGGCATCATCCATAAGCCCACAGACAACCGGGACTTCAATAAAGGGATCTGGGTGGATCAGATTTCCTCCATCATGGAAAGCGACACGGTATGGCCTGAATTTTCTTTCTTTGATGCCATCGACAGCTTTTTTGAAAACAAAGGTTTTGCAGATACGGCTTCCGGACGCAGGCTGGCCAGTCTGATGCTGGAAAAGGGCCTGACCCGTCCTGAAAGCATAGGGACCTTTCTCATGGAATACAGGGGAAAAGGACCTGAAACGAACATCGCTCCGGACTTTTTCCGCCAGATCCGCGAGCAATCCCTAAGAGATCCGGCCTTCATTACAGATTTTCATCATGCCATGGCAGGCACTCCAAAACAGATCCGCACAGGCCGCATCTTCAACCCGGAAACGGACAGCCCGGCACTGCTCCGGGAAAGACTTCAGGGCTGGTCCCTTTTTAAAGGAACCCTTTACAGTAGCGATGAAAAAGCCACCCTTCTTTTTGTAAAAACCGCATCCAACCTCAACAAAGAGAATAAGGCCCTGCTCCTTGGCGAGGTTTCCAGAATTCTGGAAGATGTTTTTGGAGATACAGACTTCACATATCATATGGCTGGCGAACCTGTGGTGGACAATGAAATCGGAACCCTCATGATAAAAGACATTACCTGGCTCTTTCCCGTGGTGAGCCTTGTGGTCATAACATCGCTTTTTCTCATGTTCCGCAATCTGCCCGGCGTACTCTATCCCATGCTGACGGTACTGATTTCCCTTGTCTGGTGCTTTGGCCTCATGGGTTATGCCGGTATTCCAGTTTCCATTGTCTCTTCTGCCCTTCCCGTGCTTCTCGTGGCTGTCGGAACGGCCTATGCCATTCACCTCACCCACGCTTTTCAGCAGGGCAGAAAAGAAAACCCTGATCCAAATGCCCTTGCACGCAGGGTACTCAACCTCACCGGCGGCGGAGTTCTCATGGCCGGCCTCACAACCATGGCTGGCTTTGCCTCCCTTGCCGTCAACCGCATTATACCCCTGCGGGATTTCGGTATCTTCATAAGCCTTGGTATTGCCTTTGCCCTTATCCTTGCCCTTCTCATTATTCCGGCCTTCATGCTCCGCAGCCGGGATAATTCCATGGCTGAAAAAAAGAGTCTCCCGGCCCGCAAAAATCCGATGCTCTCGGCCCTCTCCCTTTTCAGCTGCCGGAAACCTAAAACCGTTACCTTCCTCTACCTTGCCGTATTTGCCGTATCCATAACAGGGGCGATGCTGCTTCGGGTAGAGATGAATAACATCACATTTTTTAAAAAAGACGCCCCCATACGCATGGCAGATACCTTCATCAACGATCATTTTGCTGGCACTTCCGGCCTCACGCTGATTCTTTCGGGCGAAAACCCAGGCGATGCCCTGAATCCTGAAATCGTGGCACTCATGGAAAAGCTATCCCGGCAACTTCTTGAGACCCATCCTGAAATTGGTAAAATTGTCAGCCCTGCGGATTTTATTAAAAAAATGAATCAGGCCTTTTTTGATAATGACCCCTCCCGCTACAGACTGCCGCAGATGGCAGACCTTGCCGGAGAAAAAAGCCCGGAAGCCCTCCATGCCCAGTATGAGGCCTACATGGACAAATACCAGAGAAGGGATACCCGGAGCCTCATGGATTCTTCCAGAAAAGAAGCTGCCCTTGGCATTCAGATGAAAACCGCCTGCAGTACGGTGGTCCGGGAAGTGACCCGAAGCGCTGTGGATTTTCTCCAAGGCCCCGGCGGACAAATTCTGCGGGACAAAAACATGACCTTTAAGGTTACAGGCCCCGGTACCCTCTACCTTGAAGCCAACCAGCTCATCGTGAAGGGACAGATCGGCTCCATCGCCATCTCCTTTTTTCTGGTATTTTTCGTGGTGGCCCGACTGATGAAATCCTTTATCTACGGTTTTTTCAGCCTGATTCCCTTAGCTTTCACCATCACAGTTACCTTCGGCATCATGGGTTTTGCCGGTATTGCCTTAGATGTGGCCACGGCCATCACGGCATGTGTGGCCATAGGCATAGGCATTGATTACGGGATTCATTATCTGGTGCATTACCGGGATTCCAGAAGTCAGGGGCTGGGCCACATAGAAGCCATCCTCCACACGGCTCAGGGGACGGGTAAGGCCATTTTCTTCAACGCAACAGCCGTGACAGCGGGTTTTCTTGTGCTTCTGGCTTCCGCCTTCATTCCCTTAATAAATCTTGGCATCCTGATTTCCATCACCATGATCTGCTCTGCCCTTGCGGCCATGACCCTGCTTCCAGCAGCCCTCACCCTTGCGGAATCCAGACTCCATAAAATCCATGAAGCAGGCCGGAAAAACAAAAACACTTTAAGTGAAAAACCTTCCCATATCCCCCCAGACCAAGGAGAAGAATACCATGCAGCTTAA
- a CDS encoding HEPN domain-containing protein, with protein sequence MSTPNRWMAAEWLKAAKDDIMACEQIFPCEHLSHITAFHAQQAIEKSLKALLEYRFGHIPKQHDLITLKNRIAPDFLEEHEDTLEDLNDIYINARYPGDLGLMPDGKPSMESVGKFLELARNLYAMADDQMR encoded by the coding sequence ATGAGTACTCCGAACAGGTGGATGGCTGCGGAATGGCTGAAAGCGGCAAAGGACGATATCATGGCCTGTGAACAGATATTTCCCTGTGAGCATTTAAGCCATATCACCGCATTTCATGCCCAGCAAGCCATAGAAAAATCCCTCAAGGCACTTCTGGAATACCGATTTGGACATATCCCGAAACAGCACGATCTGATCACACTGAAAAACCGTATTGCACCGGATTTTCTTGAGGAACATGAAGACACGCTTGAAGATCTCAACGATATCTATATTAATGCAAGGTATCCGGGGGATCTTGGCCTGATGCCGGATGGCAAACCTTCCATGGAAAGCGTCGGAAAATTTCTCGAACTTGCCAGAAATCTTTATGCCATGGCAGATGATCAGATGAGGTAA
- a CDS encoding type II toxin-antitoxin system VapC family toxin codes for MNGVLVDSNVILDLFLNDPNWADWSEAALASASQSSRLYINQIVYTEVSIAFEKIEELESALHTGGFHLLEIPKEALFLAGKAYLLYRRGKGTKRSPLPDFYIGAHAAVLGMDLITRDEGRYRTYFPTVKRICPVKP; via the coding sequence ATGAATGGCGTTCTCGTGGATTCGAACGTCATCTTAGACCTCTTCCTCAATGACCCGAATTGGGCCGACTGGTCGGAAGCTGCGCTCGCCAGTGCCAGTCAGAGCTCAAGGCTCTACATAAATCAGATCGTTTATACCGAGGTATCAATTGCTTTTGAAAAAATAGAGGAATTGGAATCAGCCCTGCATACAGGTGGATTTCACTTGTTGGAGATTCCAAAAGAAGCGCTGTTCTTAGCCGGAAAAGCTTATCTTCTCTACAGGAGAGGCAAGGGCACCAAACGTTCACCCTTGCCGGATTTTTATATTGGAGCACATGCTGCGGTACTTGGTATGGATTTGATCACCAGGGATGAGGGCAGATATCGGACTTACTTTCCTACCGTAAAGAGGATATGCCCTGTGAAACCATGA
- a CDS encoding RibD family protein, translating to MPKTCLIAAMTLCGHIGPHTFASPEDRQHLEYWRDKSDASLMGAATLRDADPEMRGSGGILKANRIRAFISASGDIPFDGRRAFLHGPPPLIFTSEYLAEPLQKKAGSRAKVLIADTEDTGLNLKHVLEILKNKGVKTLLLEGGGGLNREALKQGVVDELLLTLCPVICGSSNAVPFVRKGRPLHETGHWRLAAHRTGKFGEIFLHYKKT from the coding sequence ATGCCGAAAACCTGTCTCATTGCCGCCATGACCCTCTGCGGCCACATCGGTCCCCATACCTTTGCCAGTCCCGAAGACCGCCAGCATCTGGAATACTGGCGGGACAAAAGTGATGCCAGTCTCATGGGTGCTGCCACCCTGAGGGATGCAGACCCGGAGATGCGTGGCTCCGGTGGTATTCTTAAGGCAAACCGCATCCGGGCCTTTATCTCCGCATCAGGAGATATCCCCTTTGACGGACGTCGTGCTTTTCTCCATGGCCCACCGCCACTCATCTTCACATCTGAATACCTTGCAGAACCCCTTCAGAAAAAAGCAGGCTCCCGTGCAAAGGTTCTGATCGCAGACACAGAAGATACAGGGCTTAACCTGAAACATGTTCTGGAAATTCTCAAAAACAAAGGGGTAAAAACCCTGCTTCTGGAAGGTGGCGGCGGTCTCAACCGGGAAGCACTTAAGCAAGGTGTTGTGGATGAACTGCTCCTTACCCTCTGTCCTGTGATCTGCGGCAGCTCCAATGCCGTTCCCTTTGTCCGAAAAGGAAGGCCTCTCCATGAAACCGGCCACTGGCGACTTGCAGCCCATAGAACCGGAAAATTCGGTGAAATTTTTCTGCATTACAAAAAAACATAA
- a CDS encoding AbrB/MazE/SpoVT family DNA-binding domain-containing protein, which produces MRVTTKGQVTIPQDIREKLGISPATEVDFIEEKGRVFLVIRKEEKSAIKKFAKLRGLATVKMTTDEIMALTRSDK; this is translated from the coding sequence ATGAGGGTAACCACAAAAGGTCAGGTCACAATACCCCAAGACATTCGTGAGAAGCTGGGAATAAGCCCTGCAACAGAGGTCGATTTCATCGAGGAGAAGGGACGCGTCTTTTTGGTAATACGAAAAGAGGAGAAGTCAGCCATAAAGAAATTTGCAAAACTACGTGGTTTGGCGACCGTCAAAATGACCACCGATGAGATCATGGCGCTGACGAGGTCGGATAAATGA
- a CDS encoding outer membrane lipoprotein-sorting protein: MQLKTIMTALLFFVLGTGSASADIGPFNPETAGKEGRIIAEKVEEFNRPEKDLSILASMTLLAGERVTDTRQVAIRQKNYGATDRYAMRFLDSIKRGTTFLTIENENRDNDQYLYIPALGRARKIAVGDSQNAFEDTDFSYEDLGGRKLDDYMHERRSDAVFNERECFRVESRAKDSSARYPRQLSWIDKENYLPLQVRFFGRDGRLERVIVAGEVQKIEGIHIPFRTVARDLRTSHTTTMEILEVTINTGLGNASFDPDRMGDAWR, translated from the coding sequence ATGCAGCTTAAAACCATCATGACAGCCCTTCTGTTTTTTGTACTGGGTACAGGTTCTGCATCCGCAGATATCGGCCCTTTCAATCCGGAAACAGCCGGAAAAGAAGGCCGGATCATTGCCGAAAAGGTAGAGGAATTCAACAGACCGGAAAAGGATCTGTCCATACTGGCCTCCATGACCCTGCTGGCAGGTGAAAGGGTCACTGATACCCGGCAGGTGGCCATACGCCAGAAAAATTATGGAGCAACGGACCGTTATGCCATGCGCTTTCTCGACTCCATCAAACGGGGGACCACCTTTCTGACCATAGAAAATGAAAACAGGGACAATGACCAGTACCTCTACATTCCAGCCCTGGGACGGGCCAGAAAAATAGCCGTGGGTGACAGTCAGAATGCCTTTGAAGATACGGATTTTTCCTATGAGGATCTGGGAGGACGAAAACTTGATGACTATATGCACGAGCGCAGAAGCGATGCCGTTTTTAACGAAAGGGAGTGCTTCCGTGTGGAATCCAGAGCCAAAGACAGTTCCGCACGCTATCCGAGACAGCTCAGCTGGATAGACAAGGAAAACTATCTGCCCCTTCAGGTACGTTTTTTCGGCAGGGATGGCCGATTAGAAAGGGTGATTGTGGCGGGTGAGGTGCAGAAAATTGAAGGGATTCATATTCCCTTCCGCACCGTGGCCAGAGATCTCAGGACCAGCCACACCACCACAATGGAAATCCTTGAAGTTACGATAAATACAGGACTGGGCAATGCAAGCTTTGACCCGGACAGAATGGGGGACGCATGGCGATGA
- a CDS encoding ribbon-helix-helix domain-containing protein, with protein MKTVQMTLDEDLVNAVDQISKKLHTSRSAFTRMALREALDRYNIKELERKHQEGYRQHPVSPDEFSIWESEQSWG; from the coding sequence ATGAAAACCGTACAGATGACCCTTGATGAAGATCTTGTAAACGCTGTTGACCAAATCTCGAAAAAACTTCACACAAGCCGATCTGCTTTTACAAGAATGGCATTACGAGAGGCACTTGATCGTTATAATATCAAAGAACTTGAACGTAAACATCAAGAAGGGTACCGGCAGCATCCTGTTTCTCCTGATGAATTTTCAATTTGGGAATCCGAGCAGTCTTGGGGTTAA
- a CDS encoding TetR/AcrR family transcriptional regulator has translation MSVTASHKATTRQNILDAAIAIFREKGFQKTRVSDIVSAAGLAQGTFYLYFKSKEDIAREICRNFMDSFSGIVEADHNIFESKTIDELNSRLRQMVFSALKVFKNNAEAAEIVLREGIGQGGLFKELYENLIIRFIELLGEKIANGRSQNMLGIPNPDTAAVFIVGLVERSFFFFMVMRKDLNIDVIADDMTSFILHGLALQSQQ, from the coding sequence ATGTCAGTCACCGCTTCACATAAAGCCACCACAAGGCAAAATATCCTGGATGCAGCCATAGCCATCTTCAGGGAAAAGGGCTTTCAGAAAACCCGTGTATCGGACATTGTTTCCGCTGCGGGTCTGGCCCAGGGCACCTTTTATCTGTATTTTAAATCCAAGGAAGACATCGCAAGGGAAATCTGCAGAAACTTCATGGACAGTTTCAGTGGCATTGTTGAAGCAGACCACAACATCTTTGAAAGCAAAACCATAGATGAGCTAAACAGCCGCCTCAGGCAAATGGTTTTCAGTGCGCTGAAGGTCTTTAAAAACAATGCCGAAGCCGCTGAAATTGTTCTCAGGGAAGGCATAGGTCAGGGCGGGCTGTTCAAGGAACTTTACGAAAATCTTATCATCCGTTTTATTGAGCTTCTCGGTGAAAAAATTGCCAATGGTCGCAGCCAGAACATGCTGGGCATTCCCAATCCGGACACAGCAGCCGTTTTCATTGTAGGCCTTGTAGAACGCAGTTTCTTCTTTTTTATGGTCATGCGCAAAGACCTTAATATTGATGTAATTGCCGATGATATGACCTCTTTCATACTACACGGGCTTGCACTGCAGTCCCAGCAATGA
- a CDS encoding type II toxin-antitoxin system PemK/MazF family toxin, whose protein sequence is MKHGEIRWYKFAHPDKKRPVLILTRDSVLKYLGEVTVAPITSTVRGIPSEVFLSQADGMPRDCAINCDHLQTVAKAKIGSLITTLTKNKIIDVGQAIRFALDI, encoded by the coding sequence ATGAAACATGGTGAAATCCGTTGGTATAAATTCGCCCATCCAGATAAAAAGCGTCCGGTTCTTATTCTTACACGAGATTCGGTATTGAAATATCTTGGTGAGGTAACTGTGGCACCAATCACAAGCACTGTCCGTGGTATTCCATCTGAAGTTTTTCTTTCTCAAGCTGATGGTATGCCTCGTGATTGCGCTATAAATTGTGATCATTTACAAACTGTCGCAAAAGCAAAAATCGGCTCCCTTATTACAACTTTAACAAAAAATAAGATAATTGATGTGGGGCAGGCAATTCGGTTTGCCCTTGATATCTGA
- a CDS encoding C45 family autoproteolytic acyltransferase/hydolase, which yields MITGPHTRFEGGALYRSGKLAVLDLHGSFHAMGRQYGSLLAKELQELYGLAIENYFLKEKGLSPLLMDQTAEAFYAFYPKRFRDILTGMTETSGLSLGQHLRLNALELYGVLIGCSGIFAWGDFTGGGPLVAGRNYDWFDSYADFAQKLTVAVWHPDSGIPSATITFAGVVYMTTGMNADGLFMELNNGLPSGGGLTYTNRVPAIVSLMGFLMDYKGMEQVDAAFHSTRPEFTFIINVADASKAFAYEWTPFDMKRRDGDSGGLLVATNHFVHPAWGLALQPDTGFESPLRRDNLLSLGHSHRGKMDASTMMALLDIPMDQGGATWPEEGKIRTVYQVVAVPAERSLMVKVPGYQDWTGVDLKPFFNLAKNKS from the coding sequence ATGATCACCGGACCCCATACCCGTTTTGAAGGCGGGGCACTTTACAGATCCGGAAAGCTGGCTGTGCTGGATCTGCACGGATCTTTCCATGCCATGGGCAGGCAGTACGGCAGTCTTCTTGCCAAAGAGCTGCAGGAACTCTACGGTCTGGCCATAGAAAATTATTTTCTGAAGGAAAAGGGCCTTTCTCCGCTTCTTATGGATCAGACGGCAGAGGCCTTTTATGCATTCTATCCGAAACGTTTCAGGGATATTCTTACCGGCATGACAGAAACCTCAGGGCTTTCCCTCGGCCAGCATCTCCGCCTCAATGCCCTCGAACTTTACGGCGTTCTGATCGGGTGTTCCGGAATTTTTGCCTGGGGGGATTTTACCGGCGGTGGTCCCCTTGTGGCTGGCAGAAATTATGACTGGTTTGACTCATATGCAGATTTTGCGCAAAAGCTCACCGTGGCTGTCTGGCATCCGGATTCCGGTATTCCTTCTGCCACCATCACCTTTGCCGGGGTTGTTTACATGACCACGGGCATGAATGCGGACGGTCTTTTCATGGAGCTGAACAACGGGCTGCCTTCGGGCGGAGGACTGACCTATACCAACCGGGTCCCCGCCATTGTCAGTCTCATGGGCTTTCTCATGGATTACAAGGGTATGGAGCAGGTGGATGCGGCCTTTCATTCCACCAGACCGGAGTTTACCTTTATTATTAATGTGGCCGATGCCAGCAAAGCCTTTGCCTATGAATGGACACCCTTTGATATGAAGCGCCGGGACGGGGACAGTGGGGGGCTGCTGGTGGCCACCAATCATTTTGTCCATCCTGCATGGGGGCTGGCCCTGCAGCCGGATACCGGATTTGAGTCCCCCCTGCGGAGGGACAATCTGCTGAGCCTTGGTCACAGCCACAGGGGGAAAATGGATGCCAGCACCATGATGGCCCTTCTGGATATCCCCATGGATCAGGGCGGGGCCACATGGCCTGAGGAAGGAAAGATCCGTACGGTGTATCAGGTTGTGGCCGTCCCTGCGGAGCGAAGCCTCATGGTGAAGGTGCCGGGATATCAGGACTGGACGGGTGTGGATCTGAAGCCTTTTTTTAATCTTGCAAAAAATAAGTCATAG